The DNA region CAAAATATATACACACCTCTCTTGCCATACGCTGCTTGAAGGCTTACAGCGAGAAGGATTTTGATATCGAACTGGCGGAATACACCATCAAGGACCCGGTCATGAACATCGTCTCCGACCTGTTTCAGCGCAAACCGGACGTGATCGGATTTTCCTGCTATATCTGGAACATCGAAGAGACCGTCAAAGTGATTGATATTATCAAGAAGATCATGCCTGAGGTTACGATTGTTCTCGGCGGGCCGGAGGTTTCCTACGATACGGATTATTGGATGAAGCGGCTTGTTAACGTCGATTTTATCGTCATGGGCGAAGGGGAGGAGACGTTTCACCATTTGCTTCAGACGATCGAAGGGGACCGCAAATTCCATTTTGTGTACGGCATCGCTTACCGCAAGCAGGATGAGGTCATCATCAATCCGGGCAGGCCGAAGAGCATACTGGCCGAGCTGCCTTCGCCGCACCGCTTTCCGGAGGACATCCCGCATCTCGGCAAGCGCGTGGTGTATTTTGAGACGAGCCGCGGCTGCCCTTTCAGCTGCCAGTTCTGTCTTTCGAGCATCGAGGTCGGCGTGCGTTATTATGATATTGAGCGGACGAAGGCCGACATCCTGTATCTGATCGAGAACGGCGCGAAGCTTATCAAGTTCGTGGACCGGACCTTTAACATTAAGCGGGATTATGCGCTGGAAATGTTCGAGTTTCTCATCAAGAACCACGGCGGCTGCGTGTTCCAGTTCGAGATTACGGCCGATATTATGAGGCCGGAGGTGCTCGACTACTTGTCGAAGAATGCGCCGCCAGGCATATTCCGCTTCGAGATCGGCGTTCAATCCACGAACGATCCGACGAACGAGCTGGTGAAGCGGCGGCAGAACTTTGCGAAGCTGTCCCGGACGGTAACGATGATCAAGGAGAGCGGCAAGATCGACCAGCACCTGGATCTGATTGCAGGTCTGCCGCTGGAGGACTATGCTACCTTCCGCAAAACGTTTAATGACGTGTTCGCCTTGGGGCCGGAGGAGCTGCAGCTGGGCTTTTTGAAAATGCTTCGAGGGACGGGACTCCGCATCGATGCCGAGAAATATAACTACACGTACATGGATCATGCGCCTTACGAAATATTGAGCAGCGATGTGCTGCCCTTCTCGGATATCGTACGGTTGAAGCGTCTGGAGGATGTGCTGGAGAAGTACTGGAATGCACACCGGATGGATCATACGGTCAACTACTTAATCCGGCACGAATTTGCGTCGCCATTTGATTTCTTCCAGGAGTTCGGTGACTACTGGGAGGGGCGGGGCTGGCAAAAAATCGGCCACCAGCTCGAGGACCTGTTTACCCGGTTGACGGCTTTTTTGGAAGACCGCCAAACGCCGAACATGGATATCATTACAGGGCTGATGAAATTCGATTATTTCCTGGGCCATAAGTATAAGCCGCGTAAAATTTGGTGGGAGCACACGCAAAACAAAGCGGAGTGGTCGGCCAACGTACGGCGGATCCTGGAGCAGCCGAAGGCGCTGTCTGACGGCTTCGCCGGGCTCGGCATCACGGAGAGAGAGCTGCAGAAGCATGCGATGATCGAGCTGCTGCCGTTCGACCTGCACGAGGTTATCCATGGCGGCAGTAACGGAATCCCGGTTGACAACCCGGAGCAAGGACGTGCAGCTACGCTGCTGCTCGTGCTGTACCAGCAGGATGATCGCGGCCAGCCGCGCTATTTCACGATGCCGCTGGCCGGGTCGACCGCGGGAATTTCAAACCATTGATAGGGGTACCATGCTCCATATCAATGGATCGAGAGCGATCATGATCGCCTGCGGTTAATAAATAAAAAAGCGAGCGTTCCGGTGCGAGAGCATCGGAACGCTTTTTGTGTATAGAGAAGGACTCGTTCGAGCGGTTAATATCATCGCACGACTTGTCCTTGATTGCCGGATCCGTTTCATTCGTTAACCTGCTTAGCCTGCATCACAGCGCACGGATTTTTTGATTTATAGCTAAGACGCTGATGCGTCCCCATCATCTCCATAATACAAGCTATCGCCTTGGCCGCTGCCGGGGAGCATTTCTTAAAAGAAACCGCGGCCAGCGCGATCGACCTCGAAGCTTTCGGGGCCAACGGCCGGGCTGCCAGACCTGCATGAGCGGAGGCAAGAATCGTCTCCGGCAGGATGCTGACGCCGAGTCCGCTGCGCACCATCGCCATGATGGCGTGATCGTCCTCAAGCTCGAACCGGGTGCGGGGCACCGCGCGTTGTCCGTCAAACCAAGCTCTCACATCCGTATCGCATCCCTTAGCGGGCATAATAAACGGTTCGTCCGCAATATCCTGCAGCGAGATCTCGGATTTCATGGCGTGTTCGTGGCCAGCCGGCAGTACGCACATCATCTGATCCCGGATGAGCATTGCAGTTTCCAGGCCATGGGAAGAAGGCATATTCACGAATCCAAAATCTGCAGTCCCATCCGCGATCCATCGCTCGATATCGTGATAATGCCCGTCGAGCAGCCTGATCTCGATTAACGGGTATTTCTCTTGAAAACGGTGAAGAATATCCGGCAGCCAATGAATGGATATGCTCGTAAACGTGCCGATCGTGACCGTACCGCTAATCAGTCCCTTGATTTGATCCGCTTCCTGCATCATTTTTTTCTGTAGATGAAGCATTTCCTTCATATATCCCCACAACCGTTCTCCGTCATGGGACAGCCGTACGCCTGACCGGCCCCGGACAAGGAGCTGAATGCCCATTTCCTGCTCCAGGCTGAGGATGGCACGGCTCACCGCCGACTGGGTTAAGTTTAGCTGCTCCGCCGCTTTGGTCAGATTTCCGGTCTCGACCACTTTACCGAGAATTTCGTATTTCGCTAAGGTCATGTTAAGCACTCCTGCCATGAGAAATAATCATTAATACCATTTTAAACATTCATTTTATTTATTGTAAG from Paenibacillus ihbetae includes:
- a CDS encoding LysR family transcriptional regulator: MTLAKYEILGKVVETGNLTKAAEQLNLTQSAVSRAILSLEQEMGIQLLVRGRSGVRLSHDGERLWGYMKEMLHLQKKMMQEADQIKGLISGTVTIGTFTSISIHWLPDILHRFQEKYPLIEIRLLDGHYHDIERWIADGTADFGFVNMPSSHGLETAMLIRDQMMCVLPAGHEHAMKSEISLQDIADEPFIMPAKGCDTDVRAWFDGQRAVPRTRFELEDDHAIMAMVRSGLGVSILPETILASAHAGLAARPLAPKASRSIALAAVSFKKCSPAAAKAIACIMEMMGTHQRLSYKSKNPCAVMQAKQVNE
- a CDS encoding B12-binding domain-containing radical SAM protein, producing MKVILSTLNAKYIHTSLAIRCLKAYSEKDFDIELAEYTIKDPVMNIVSDLFQRKPDVIGFSCYIWNIEETVKVIDIIKKIMPEVTIVLGGPEVSYDTDYWMKRLVNVDFIVMGEGEETFHHLLQTIEGDRKFHFVYGIAYRKQDEVIINPGRPKSILAELPSPHRFPEDIPHLGKRVVYFETSRGCPFSCQFCLSSIEVGVRYYDIERTKADILYLIENGAKLIKFVDRTFNIKRDYALEMFEFLIKNHGGCVFQFEITADIMRPEVLDYLSKNAPPGIFRFEIGVQSTNDPTNELVKRRQNFAKLSRTVTMIKESGKIDQHLDLIAGLPLEDYATFRKTFNDVFALGPEELQLGFLKMLRGTGLRIDAEKYNYTYMDHAPYEILSSDVLPFSDIVRLKRLEDVLEKYWNAHRMDHTVNYLIRHEFASPFDFFQEFGDYWEGRGWQKIGHQLEDLFTRLTAFLEDRQTPNMDIITGLMKFDYFLGHKYKPRKIWWEHTQNKAEWSANVRRILEQPKALSDGFAGLGITERELQKHAMIELLPFDLHEVIHGGSNGIPVDNPEQGRAATLLLVLYQQDDRGQPRYFTMPLAGSTAGISNH